A genomic region of Trifolium pratense cultivar HEN17-A07 linkage group LG3, ARS_RC_1.1, whole genome shotgun sequence contains the following coding sequences:
- the LOC123914694 gene encoding uncharacterized protein LOC123914694, translating into MDRSWMRANRLSTEYRHGVMEFLQFAESNAELERPPPEFPPLFLCPCINCANKEPKRTKKEIMNHLICDGICQNYTQWIWHGEVVATPSVSHRESGSVDIDDRLEDMMRDIGEDSFKRAHVYETLCSDKDEPLYPGCTNFTRLSAVLKLFNLKAKNGWTDKSFTELLELLIQMLPEGNVMPNRYYEAKKVLCPMGLEYEKIHACPNDCILYRKEFVNYNHCPTCKASRYKKKDGDSSDDEVTKTGPPAKVVWYLPIISRFKRLFANANDAKNLRWHAEERKCDGQIRHVADSLQWKKIDSLFPNFGKESRNLRLGLATDGMNPFGNQSTNHSSWPVLLMIYNLSPWLCMKRKYIMLSMMISGPRQPGNDIDVYLSPLIDDLKVLWEEGVDVFDSYSGEQFNMRAMLFCTINDFPAYGNLSGYSVKGHNACPICEKKTCYKQLKNGKKTVYLGHRKFLNRYHPYRRLRKAFDGDQENGVAPTPLTGEEVYERQRDINVVFGKCQKPKGRVPKAKVPKAESESVKRKKQPVVKSIWKKRSVFFDLPYWSSLDVRHCIDVMHVEKNVCDSVIGTLLDIKGKTKDGAHARLDMDLMGIRQELIPQKINDKTYLPPACHTLSKDEKTSFCKCLQSIKVPHGYSSNVKSLVSMKDLKLIGLKSHDCHVLMQQLLPVAIRGILPDNVRKAICRLCLFFNAICCKAIDPLKLDELENEAAVILCQLEMYFPPSFFDIMVHLIVHLVREIRLCGPIYLRWMYPIERYMKILKGYTKNPHRPEASIVERYIAEEAIEFCSNYLSEVDAIGVPKSRHDGRCDGVGTQGLNVKSMHIDIILQAHLYILNNTDEVQPYLSAHKSIIKKMHDKMNEKWVLREHNKKFSEWFKEKVCQDDSVSDTIKWLSYEPKCNILTWSAYDINKTSFYTKSKDDRSTMQNSGVMIVAESMHFSSSKDKNPVMASTPYFGVIEEIWEVDYVVFKVPLFKCKWIDINNGVRIDELGFTLVDLCKLAYKDEPFIMASQAKQVFYVKDPSNERWSVVLQGKNVHGSYENQELDISEIPPFSTDVPTFIEENEEDDVHAAIRLDHDEGIWD; encoded by the coding sequence ATGGACCGTAGTTGGATGAGAGCTAATCGATTAAGTACTGAGTACAGACATGGAGTGATGGAATTTCTACAGTTTGCGGAAAGTAATGCTGAACTAGAACGTCCTCCTCCTGAATTTCCTCCACTTTTTCTATGTCCGTGTATAAATTGTGCAAATAAAGAACCAAAACGTACTAAGAAAGAAATCATGAATCATCTAATTTGTGACgggatttgtcaaaattatacacaatGGATATGGCACGGTGAAGTAGTAGCAACGCCAAGTGTGTCCCATAGAGAAAGTGGTAGTGTGGATATCGATGATCGACTAGAAGACATGATGCGTGATATTGGAGAAGATTCGTTTAAGAGGGCGCATGTGTATGAAACTTTATGCAGTGACAAGGATGAACCATTGTATCCGGGATGCACAAATTTTACCCGTTTGTCTGCGgtgttaaaattgtttaatttgaaaGCAAAAAATGGGTGGACCGACAAAAGTTTCACTGAATTGCTTGAATTGTTGATACAAATGCTTCCAGAAGGTAATGTAATGCCAAATCGTTATTACGAGGCGAAAAAAGTATTGTGTCCAATGGGTTTGGAGTATGAAAAGATACATGCATGCCCTAATGATTGTATATTATACCGAAAAGAGTTTGTAAACTATAATCATTGTCCGACATGTAAGGCGTCTCgctacaaaaagaaagatggtgATTCTAGTGATGATGAGGTGACCAAAACGGGTCCTCCCGCGAAAGTCGTATGGTACCTACCAATAATTTCAAGGTTCAAGAGATTGTTTGCTAATGCAAATGACGCAAAGAATCTTAGATGGCATGcagaagagagaaaatgtgatGGCCAAATTCGCCATGTAGCTGATTCTTTGCAATGGAAGAAAATTGACTCTTTGTTTCCAAATTTTGGCAAAGAGTCGAGAAACCTTAGACTTGGACTTGCTACTGATGGAATGAATCCGTTTGGTAATCAAAGTACTAACCATAGTTCATGGCCTGTTCTCCTGATGATTTACAACCTATCTCCTTGGTTGTGCATGAAgcgtaaatatattatgttatcgaTGATGATTTCAGGCCCAAGACAACCAGGAAATGACATAGATGTTTATCTAAGTCCactaattgatgatttgaaagtGTTGTGGGAGGAAGGAGTGGATGTTTTTGATTCGTATTCTGGTGAACAGTTCAACATGCGTGCCATGTTGTTTTGCACCATCAACGACTTTCCGGCATACGGCAATTTGTCTGGGTATTCCGTTAAAGGGCATAATGCGTGTCccatatgtgaaaaaaaaacatgttataaGCAACtgaaaaatggaaagaagacTGTTTATCTTGGCCACCGAAAATTTCTAAATCGTTATCATCCATATCGTAGATTGCGAAAAGCTTTTGACGGAGACCAAGAGAATGGTGTTGCTCCAACGCCCTTAACTGGAGAGGAAGTTTATGAACGACAACGAGACATTAATGTTGTCTTCGGAAAGTGCCAAAAGCCAAAAGGGAGAGTGCCAAAAGCGAAAGTGCCAAAAGCCGAAAGTGAAAGTGTCAAAAGGAAAAAGCAGCCTGTTGTGAAAAGTATATGGAAAAAGAGGTCAGTGTTCTTTGATCTTCCATATTGGTCTAGTCTTGATGTAAGACATTGTATTGATGTGATGCACGTGGAGAAAAATGTATGTGATAGTGTAATTGGAACACTTCTCGACATTAAAGGCAAGACAAAAGATGGTGCACATGCTCGTCTtgatatggatttgatgggTATACGACAAGAGTTAATACCACAAAAAATCAATGACAAGACATATTTGCCTCCCGCGTGTCACACTTTGTCTAAAGACGAGAAAACAAGTTTTTGCAAGTGTTTACAAAGTATCAAAGTGCCACATGGTTACTCGTCAAATGTCAAGAGCCTTGTATCAATGAAAGATCTCAAATTAATCGGCTTAAAATCTCATGATTGTCATGTCTTGATGCAACAACTACTACCTGTGGCTATTCGTGGGATATTGCCCGATAATGTTAGGAAAGCTATATGCAGGTTGTGCTTATTCTTCAATGCAATATGTTGTAAAGCAATTGATCCATTGAAGTTAGACGAGTTGGAAAACGAAGCTGCAGTTATCTTGTGTCAATTGGAGATGTATTTTCCTCcttcattttttgacattatGGTTCATTTGATTGTTCATCTAGTAAGGGAGATTAGATTGTGTGGCCCAATTTATTTACGGTGGATGTATCCAATAGAGCGATACATGAAGATCCTAAAAGGGTATACAAAAAACCCACACCGTCCGGAAGCTTCGATTGTTGAGAGGTACATTGCAGAAGAAGCTATTGAGTTTTGTTCAAACTATTTGTCAGAAGTGGATGCTATAGGGGTTCCCAAGTCTCGTCATGATGGAAGATGTGACGGTGTGGGCACGCAAGGTTTAAATGTCAAGAGCATGCATATTGATATAATTCTTCAAGCGCATTTGTATATATTGAATAACACTGATGAAGTTCAACCTTACTTGTCTGCTCACAAAAGCATCATAAAGAAAATGCACGATAAGATGAATGAAAAATGGGTGTTAAGAGAGCATAATAAGAAATTCTCAGAGTGGTTTAAAGAAAAGGTCTGCCAAGATGATAGTGTTTCCGATACAATAAAGTGGTTGTCCTATGAGCCTAAATGTAACATATTGACTTGGAGTGCATATGATATTAACAAAACTTCCTTTTATACAAAATCAAAGGATGACCGCAGTACCATGCAAAATAGTGGGGTTATGATTGTGGCAGAGTCCATGCACTTCTCtagttccaaagataaaaatccggTTATGGCATCTACACCCTACTTTGGGGTGATTGAAGAGATCTGGGAGGTTGATTACGTTGTGTTTAAAGTGCCTTTATTTAAATGCAAATGGATTGATATCAACAATGGTGTGAGAATTGATGAATTAGGATTTACACTAGTTGATCTTTGCAAGTTAGCTTATAAAGACGAACCTTTCATCATGGCATCCCAAGCAAAACAGGTGTTTTATGTCAAAGATCCTTCTAATGAACGGTGGTCGGTGGTTCTACAAGGAAAAAATGTGCATGGTAGTTATGAAAATCAAGAGCTTGATATTTCCGAAATTCCTCCTTTCTCAACAGATGTGCCTACCTTCATTGAAGAAAACGAAGAGGATGATGTGCATGCAGCTATTCGTTTAGATCATGACGAAGGAATATGGGATTAG
- the LOC123915922 gene encoding 18.2 kDa class I heat shock protein-like gives MSLIPSFFGGRRSNAFDPFSIDVWDPLRDFQFPTSSLSASFPRDNSAFVSTRVDWKETPEAHVFKADLPGLKKEEVKVEIEDDRVLQISGERNVEKEDKNDEWHRVERNSGKFVRKFRLPENAKMDQVKASMENGVLTVTVPKEEIKKPEVKSIEISG, from the coding sequence ATGTCACTGATTCCAAGTTTCTTCGGCGGTCGAAGGAGCAATGCTTTTGATCCATTCTCCATTGATGTTTGGGATCCTTTGAGAGACTTTCAATTCCCCACTTCTTCACTTTCTGCTTCATTCCCTCGTGACAATTCTGCTTTTGTAAGCACAAGAGTTGACTGGAAGGAGACACCAGAAGCACACGTGTTCAAGGCTGATCTTCCTGGACTCAAGAAGGAGGAAGTGAAGgttgaaattgaagatgacagAGTTCTTCAGATTAGTGGTGAGAGGAATGTTGAGAAAGAAGATAAGAACGATGAATGGCATCGCGTTGAGCGTAACAGTGGAAAGTTTGTGAGGAAGTTCAGGTTGCCTGAGAATGCTAAAATGGATCAAGTGAAAGCTTCCATGGAGAATGGTGTTCTCACTGTCACAGTTCCAAAAGAAGAGATTAAGAAGCCTGAAGTCAAGTCAATTGAAATTTCTGGTTGA